A region from the Lolium perenne isolate Kyuss_39 chromosome 4, Kyuss_2.0, whole genome shotgun sequence genome encodes:
- the LOC127347371 gene encoding uncharacterized protein — translation MEESAAAGKTLNQEQKEVLRSKPIVAALIDELDRLRAPLSATLTEELSTVPAPAALAPTPAADSSVQDLLALVYFGSLFDVKPQSEFLATMVAREHEQGIRWR, via the coding sequence ATGGAGgagtccgccgccgccggcaagaCCCTCAACCAGGAGCAGAAGGAGGTGCTGCGCTCCAAGCCCATCGTCGCCGCGCTCATCGACGAGCTCGACCGCCTCCGCGCCCCGCTCTCCGCCACCCTCACCGAGGAGCTCTCCACCGTCCCCGCCCCCGCCGCCCTGGCCCCGACCCCCGCCGCAGATTCGTCCGTCCAGGACCTCCTCGCGCTCGTCTACTTCGGCTCCCTCTTCGACGTCAAGCCGCAGAGCGAGTTcctcgccaccatggtcgcccgcGAGCACGAGCAGGGGATTAGGTGGAGGTGA